Proteins encoded together in one Bradyrhizobium sp. PSBB068 window:
- a CDS encoding nitronate monooxygenase, with translation MSADLLARFRDRLRLPLIAAPMFLVSGVELVVAACRNGVIGSFPTVNCRETEQLDAWLGDIARRLRAQEDASGKAAAPICPNLIVHRSNTRLQQDLVVLLRHKPELVITSVGSPAPVLAPLHEAGALVFADVASIRHAERAVAAGADGLVLLTAGAGGQTGWLNPFVFVRAVRAFFDGPIVLAGGISDGHALRAAEALGCDLAYMGTKFIATRESMADARYKQMLVDATADDILLTTAFTGLQTNMLRPSIAAAGLDPDNLPARGAIDIGKDIDIGARESRPKRWRDIWSGGHSASGVTGVLAVDDLVAQTIAEYVAASARVRLG, from the coding sequence TTGTCCGCTGATCTTCTTGCGCGCTTTCGCGATCGCCTCCGGTTGCCGCTGATCGCGGCGCCGATGTTTCTGGTATCAGGCGTCGAACTGGTGGTAGCCGCCTGCCGCAACGGCGTGATCGGTTCGTTTCCGACGGTGAATTGCCGTGAGACGGAACAACTCGATGCGTGGCTCGGCGACATCGCGCGCCGCCTGCGGGCGCAAGAGGATGCAAGCGGCAAAGCGGCGGCGCCGATCTGTCCGAACCTGATCGTGCACCGCTCCAACACGCGGCTGCAGCAGGATCTCGTCGTGCTGTTGCGGCACAAGCCCGAGCTCGTGATCACCTCGGTCGGCTCGCCCGCGCCGGTGCTCGCGCCCCTGCACGAGGCCGGCGCGCTGGTGTTTGCCGATGTCGCCTCGATCCGTCACGCCGAGCGCGCGGTCGCGGCCGGCGCCGACGGGCTCGTGCTGCTCACTGCCGGCGCCGGCGGGCAGACCGGCTGGCTCAATCCCTTCGTGTTCGTCCGCGCGGTGCGCGCATTCTTCGACGGACCGATCGTGCTGGCCGGCGGCATCAGCGATGGCCATGCGTTGCGCGCCGCGGAAGCGCTCGGCTGCGATCTCGCCTATATGGGCACCAAGTTCATCGCGACGCGCGAGAGCATGGCTGATGCGAGATACAAGCAGATGCTGGTCGATGCGACCGCCGACGACATCCTGCTCACGACCGCGTTCACGGGCTTGCAGACCAACATGCTGCGGCCCTCGATCGCGGCCGCCGGTCTCGATCCCGATAACCTGCCCGCGCGTGGCGCGATCGACATCGGCAAGGACATCGACATCGGTGCCCGCGAAAGCCGCCCCAAGCGCTGGCGCGACATCTGGAGCGGCGGTCACTCCGCTTCAGGGGTGACCGGTGTGCTCGCGGTCGATGATCTCGTCGCGCAGACGATCGCCGAGTATGTGGCGGCGAGCGCGCGGGTGCGGCTCGGCTGA
- a CDS encoding ABC transporter substrate-binding protein — translation MQVSRTTVLRWILAGMIGLSGGVWPALTPSHAGDQPQPRTIQFTLDRPLDAAAAPFVMASVGGLFSAEGLAVGTNVATSSADAIARVADGSSDFALVDINALIGFRDKPGAAPVKAVFVLFNQAPYAIIARKSRGIKALADMEGKNLGVAEGDLSIRLWPAVARQNGIKLSSVKQNTISAAVREPMLSAGQVDAVTGFSYLSAINLRDRGVPADDLAVLRFADYGCEAYGFAVIVSPRLATAKPDAVKGFVRAVIGGTNLAIKDPARAATEVASRMDGGSRDLELERLTAIIRDNILTAEVKRNGIGSIEAERFERSLDQLTEDVKFQKRPQTADIFDDQFLPPIDGRLVN, via the coding sequence ATGCAGGTAAGTCGGACCACCGTTCTCCGCTGGATACTGGCCGGCATGATCGGCCTCTCGGGCGGCGTGTGGCCGGCGCTGACGCCGTCGCACGCCGGCGACCAGCCGCAGCCGCGCACCATTCAGTTCACGCTCGACCGTCCGCTTGACGCTGCCGCGGCGCCATTCGTGATGGCGTCGGTCGGCGGCCTGTTCAGCGCGGAGGGCCTCGCCGTCGGCACCAACGTTGCCACCAGCTCGGCAGACGCGATCGCACGTGTCGCCGACGGCTCGAGCGATTTCGCTCTCGTCGACATCAACGCGCTGATCGGCTTTCGCGACAAGCCGGGCGCTGCCCCCGTCAAGGCGGTGTTCGTGCTGTTCAACCAGGCGCCCTACGCGATCATCGCGCGCAAGAGCCGCGGCATCAAGGCGCTGGCGGATATGGAGGGCAAGAACCTCGGCGTCGCCGAGGGCGACCTCTCGATCCGGCTGTGGCCCGCGGTCGCGAGACAGAACGGCATCAAGCTCTCGAGCGTGAAGCAGAACACGATCAGCGCCGCGGTGCGCGAGCCGATGCTCTCCGCAGGCCAGGTCGATGCCGTGACCGGTTTCTCCTATCTCTCAGCGATCAACTTACGCGATCGCGGCGTGCCCGCCGACGATCTCGCGGTGCTGCGCTTCGCCGACTATGGCTGCGAAGCCTATGGCTTTGCCGTGATCGTCAGCCCGCGCCTTGCCACGGCGAAGCCCGATGCGGTGAAGGGGTTCGTGCGCGCTGTGATCGGCGGCACCAACCTTGCGATCAAGGACCCGGCCCGCGCCGCGACCGAAGTGGCGAGCCGGATGGATGGCGGCTCGCGCGACCTGGAGCTCGAGCGCCTCACTGCCATCATCCGCGACAACATCCTGACCGCCGAGGTGAAGCGCAACGGCATCGGCAGCATCGAGGCGGAGCGCTTCGAGCGCTCGCTCGACCAGCTCACGGAAGACGTCAAATTCCAGAAGCGGCCGCAGACCGCCGACATCTTCGACGACCAATTCCTGCCGCCGATCGACGGCCGGCTGGTGAATTGA
- the hisE gene encoding phosphoribosyl-ATP diphosphatase, translating to MSDSIERLYQAVIAARDLDPATSRTARLFQRGPAKMAKKLAEEAVEVVIDAISGKPDAVVRESADLLYNLTVLWASAGVKPDDVWREMERRERLLGIAEKLPKSPVKVPKGLSKAAPVPVARRRIVALENRLRKRQP from the coding sequence ATGAGTGATTCGATCGAACGGCTTTACCAGGCGGTGATCGCGGCGAGGGATCTTGATCCAGCGACGTCGCGCACGGCACGGCTGTTCCAGCGCGGGCCGGCCAAGATGGCCAAGAAGCTCGCCGAGGAAGCTGTCGAGGTCGTCATCGACGCCATCAGCGGCAAGCCGGATGCCGTCGTCCGCGAGAGCGCGGACCTGCTCTACAATCTCACCGTCCTTTGGGCCTCGGCCGGCGTGAAGCCGGACGATGTCTGGCGCGAGATGGAGCGGCGCGAGCGGCTGCTCGGGATCGCCGAGAAGCTGCCGAAGTCGCCGGTCAAGGTCCCCAAGGGCCTGTCCAAGGCCGCGCCTGTCCCGGTGGCGCGGCGTCGAATTGTCGCGCTGGAGAACCGGCTGCGCAAACGGCAGCCGTAA
- a CDS encoding toll/interleukin-1 receptor domain-containing protein produces the protein MPNDFSVFISHRAEDRFLARLLKARLEYLSSLDGQRSVECFVCEEIPGGAEWRQWMIDNTARADCLIFIHTNAEHNWTWCASEISQFDGYKRALKLMSKVLWFSVDSSPSFPMLAENEFYGISDDEVRRFLEDLFVRPTFGAVPLRPKLNANHARDFNEAVKDLHAQFMQITRPEELFRLRLRIVFSDELSFRQKAETLRALPPADRARGFLKDAKLEADAATTTLLSGPDTADLDWEDLLSAQNRYDSGAWLDELTGYIANSFADVDIASRRSREQVLSPIFRDLKLYQPVIARLEYLDSTPFSVVIIFVPMPPFSEDPRLMVAQNMPKDIVFLSILLRLARRFRWSFLEPLYNAVENLDDDFTTKRWDDLLARYHECLENLDSILRQGNMRELETVGDIKSAINISDDALLKEMFKDWGTFQTRLAQAIEKKSPGDVRQTLEPWLKRNKDFMKQLLVETQSKVEKLRPLEAR, from the coding sequence ATGCCAAACGATTTCTCGGTGTTTATCAGCCATCGCGCCGAAGACAGATTTCTCGCGCGCCTTCTGAAGGCGCGGCTCGAGTATCTCAGCAGCCTGGACGGACAACGTTCGGTGGAATGCTTTGTGTGCGAGGAAATTCCCGGTGGCGCGGAATGGCGGCAGTGGATGATCGACAACACGGCGAGAGCCGACTGCCTGATCTTCATCCACACCAACGCCGAGCACAATTGGACGTGGTGCGCGTCCGAGATTTCGCAATTCGACGGCTACAAGCGCGCGCTGAAGCTAATGTCCAAAGTGCTTTGGTTCTCGGTCGATAGCTCGCCTTCGTTTCCGATGCTGGCGGAGAATGAATTTTACGGAATTAGCGACGACGAGGTCCGGCGGTTTCTCGAGGATCTGTTCGTGCGACCGACCTTCGGTGCCGTACCGCTGCGGCCCAAGCTGAACGCCAATCACGCCCGCGACTTCAACGAAGCGGTGAAGGACCTGCACGCGCAGTTCATGCAGATCACCCGCCCGGAAGAGCTGTTCCGTCTGCGGCTGCGCATCGTGTTCAGCGACGAACTGTCGTTCCGGCAGAAGGCCGAAACGCTGCGGGCATTGCCGCCCGCGGACCGTGCGCGCGGCTTTCTGAAGGATGCGAAACTGGAGGCGGACGCGGCCACCACCACGTTGCTGTCCGGTCCCGATACGGCTGATCTCGACTGGGAGGATCTGCTCAGCGCGCAAAACCGCTACGACAGCGGCGCCTGGCTCGACGAGTTGACGGGCTACATCGCGAATTCGTTCGCCGACGTGGATATTGCCAGCCGGCGAAGCCGCGAGCAGGTCCTCAGTCCGATATTCCGCGATTTGAAGCTGTATCAACCGGTCATTGCCCGGCTCGAATATCTCGACAGCACGCCGTTCTCGGTCGTCATCATCTTCGTGCCGATGCCGCCATTCAGCGAGGATCCAAGGCTGATGGTCGCGCAGAACATGCCGAAGGACATCGTCTTCCTGTCGATCCTGCTGCGGCTGGCGAGGCGCTTCCGATGGTCGTTTCTCGAGCCGCTCTACAACGCAGTTGAGAACCTGGACGACGACTTCACCACCAAGCGATGGGATGATCTGCTCGCGCGCTACCACGAATGCCTGGAAAACCTGGATTCGATCCTGCGGCAGGGCAACATGCGCGAGCTCGAAACCGTCGGCGACATCAAGTCGGCGATCAACATCTCCGACGACGCCCTCCTGAAGGAGATGTTCAAGGATTGGGGAACATTTCAGACGCGGCTTGCGCAGGCCATCGAAAAGAAATCACCGGGCGATGTCAGGCAGACGCTGGAGCCCTGGTTGAAGCGCAACAAGGACTTCATGAAACAGCTGCTGGTCGAGACCCAGAGCAAGGTGGAGAAGCTGCGGCCGCTGGAGGCCCGCTGA
- a CDS encoding nitronate monooxygenase, which produces MSMPALFKGRLSLPVIGAPLFIISVPDLVIAQCKAGVVGSFPALNARPPELLDEWLYRIKEELAAYDKAHPERPSAPFAVNQIVHKSNNRLDHDMALCEKHKVPMIISSLGAREELNQAVHGWGGIVFHDVINQKFAHKAIEKGADGLILVAAGAGGHAGTLSPFPFVSETRQWFDGPIALSGTIANGRAIRAARIIGADFAYIGSAFIATKEANAVEGYKSMITNSSAEDIVYSNLFTGVHGNYLKPSIVAAGMDPENLPTSDPSKMSFGTDASGERAKPKAWKEIWGSGQGVGSISKVVPAAELIGRFKKEYDEAVDPAL; this is translated from the coding sequence ATGTCCATGCCTGCTCTGTTCAAGGGCCGCCTGTCTCTTCCCGTGATCGGGGCACCGCTGTTCATCATCTCCGTGCCCGACCTCGTCATCGCCCAGTGCAAGGCCGGCGTGGTCGGCTCGTTCCCGGCGCTGAATGCGCGGCCGCCGGAACTGCTCGACGAATGGCTGTACCGGATCAAGGAAGAGCTCGCGGCTTATGACAAGGCGCATCCGGAGCGGCCGTCGGCGCCGTTCGCGGTCAACCAGATCGTGCACAAGTCGAACAACCGGCTCGATCACGACATGGCGCTTTGCGAGAAGCACAAGGTGCCGATGATCATCTCCTCGCTCGGCGCGCGTGAGGAGCTCAACCAGGCCGTCCACGGCTGGGGCGGCATCGTGTTCCACGACGTGATCAATCAGAAGTTCGCGCACAAGGCGATCGAGAAGGGCGCCGACGGCCTGATTCTGGTCGCCGCCGGCGCCGGCGGCCATGCCGGCACGCTGTCGCCGTTCCCGTTCGTATCGGAGACGCGGCAGTGGTTCGACGGGCCGATCGCGCTGTCGGGCACCATCGCCAACGGCCGCGCCATTCGCGCCGCGCGCATCATCGGCGCCGACTTCGCCTATATCGGCTCCGCCTTCATCGCGACCAAGGAGGCCAATGCGGTCGAAGGCTACAAGAGCATGATCACCAATTCGTCCGCCGAGGACATCGTCTACTCCAACCTGTTCACCGGCGTGCATGGCAACTATCTGAAGCCGTCGATCGTCGCGGCCGGCATGGATCCGGAAAACCTGCCGACGTCAGATCCCTCGAAGATGAGCTTCGGCACCGATGCGTCCGGCGAGCGCGCCAAGCCGAAGGCCTGGAAGGAGATCTGGGGCTCCGGTCAGGGCGTCGGCAGCATCTCCAAGGTGGTGCCGGCGGCCGAACTGATCGGCCGGTTCAAGAAGGAATACGACGAAGCGGTCGATCCGGCGCTCTGA
- a CDS encoding thioesterase family protein has protein sequence MEPIFRVDGDRVVTSPDAAGPWDPRMQHGSAPAALVVWAAEAIPTPVPMRIARVTIDLMRPVPVAPLTVSSEILRDGRKIQLCGVRLLADGVLVVSATVLKIKRQAAELPSDIAAVQVELPGPDESMVEPGNLANSPFVKCISMRAARGRFGVMGPGAIWFRVNQPLIAGAAVSQAMRAVVASDFSNGTSPALDFNRWTFINADLTVSLAREPVGDWILLDGESWIGPDGAGLAMSRLADVQGYFGRAVQSLVIEPR, from the coding sequence ATGGAGCCGATCTTCCGCGTTGACGGCGACCGCGTCGTCACCAGTCCAGACGCCGCGGGTCCCTGGGACCCGCGGATGCAGCACGGCTCCGCGCCGGCGGCGCTGGTGGTGTGGGCCGCCGAAGCCATTCCGACGCCAGTGCCGATGCGGATCGCGCGGGTCACGATCGACCTGATGCGTCCGGTGCCGGTGGCGCCGCTGACGGTCTCGAGCGAGATCCTGCGCGACGGCCGCAAGATCCAGCTCTGCGGCGTCAGGTTGCTCGCCGACGGCGTTCTGGTGGTCTCGGCCACCGTGCTGAAGATCAAGCGGCAAGCGGCCGAACTGCCGTCGGACATCGCAGCAGTTCAGGTCGAGCTGCCGGGCCCCGACGAAAGCATGGTCGAGCCGGGCAATCTTGCGAACAGTCCGTTCGTCAAATGCATCTCGATGCGGGCCGCGCGCGGCCGCTTCGGCGTGATGGGCCCGGGCGCGATCTGGTTCCGGGTCAATCAGCCGCTGATCGCTGGTGCCGCCGTCTCGCAGGCGATGCGCGCGGTGGTTGCCTCCGACTTCTCCAACGGCACCTCGCCGGCGCTCGATTTCAACCGATGGACCTTCATCAACGCCGATCTCACCGTGAGCCTGGCGCGCGAGCCGGTCGGCGACTGGATCCTGCTCGACGGCGAATCCTGGATCGGGCCTGACGGCGCCGGGCTTGCGATGTCGCGGCTCGCCGACGTGCAGGGCTATTTCGGCCGGGCCGTCCAGAGCCTGGTGATCGAGCCGCGCTAG
- a CDS encoding DedA family protein: protein MLKRIYDWCVAAADKPYALWILAAVAFAESSFFPIPPDIMLLPMSLARPKRAWWFAAVCTVASVAGGVLGYAIGALLYDSVGQWLIHLYGLSDKVDAFRASYAEWGAVIILVKGLTPIPYKLVTITSGFAGYNIWLFILCSIVARGGRFFFVAVLLNRYGDVIRAELEKRLGLWVALGAIVLVLGFVIAFKLI, encoded by the coding sequence ATGTTGAAACGGATTTATGACTGGTGCGTCGCTGCGGCCGACAAGCCCTACGCACTCTGGATTCTCGCGGCCGTGGCCTTCGCCGAGAGTTCGTTCTTCCCGATCCCTCCCGACATCATGCTGCTGCCGATGTCGCTGGCACGGCCGAAGCGGGCATGGTGGTTCGCCGCCGTCTGCACCGTCGCTTCCGTCGCCGGCGGCGTGCTCGGCTACGCGATCGGCGCACTGCTCTACGACTCGGTCGGGCAATGGCTGATCCATCTCTACGGCCTCTCCGACAAGGTCGACGCGTTCCGCGCCTCCTATGCCGAGTGGGGCGCCGTGATCATCCTGGTGAAGGGACTGACGCCGATCCCCTACAAGCTCGTGACCATCACCTCGGGCTTTGCCGGTTACAACATCTGGCTGTTCATCCTGTGCTCGATCGTCGCACGCGGCGGCCGTTTCTTCTTCGTCGCGGTGCTGCTCAACCGCTATGGCGATGTCATCCGCGCCGAGCTCGAGAAGCGGCTCGGCCTGTGGGTCGCGCTCGGCGCCATCGTGCTGGTGCTCGGCTTTGTCATCGCATTCAAGCTGATCTGA
- a CDS encoding PAS domain-containing protein, which translates to MMPGPSSERAVILAASERDAVWTAHLIKEAGYYANICGDLAELERQVASGAGLAIIADEAVRTADLAGLARWLNAQPSWSDFPIVLMSEGGGPERSPEAARLGRALGNVTFIERPFHPTTLVSLVAAAVRGRRRQYQTRAILEDLTESESLLQTALDAGHLGALELHIPGFELEASATCKRFFGRAADLPFTYQDLLEAVHPDDRARRQEVVEHTLKTGADYKIEYRNIWPDGSQHWVDVRARAVRRPDGSIRSLVGVCSDITARKTAEIEREALLAQLAAERSALAELTATLEQRVEQRTADLMKEVAAREKAQEQLRHAQKMEAIGQLTGGVAHDFNNLLMAVMGNLDLLRKRLPEDPRLHRLVDGALQGAERGASLTQRLLAFARQQDLRAVPVDLGALVRDMSELLERSLGPRIALRLHIPDGLPPACVDTNQLELAVLNLAINARDAMPDGGVIEIRLAAWQAKNEQTRSDQALRPGNYLKLSVIDSGTGMAPDVLKRAIEPFFSSKPVGKGTGLGLSMVHGLAVQLGGALQLSSAVGKGTTAVLVLPVATAAPEAESPAPAARPVRRSAVILLVDDDPLIAMSTMEMLEDLGHRVIGANSGPHALDILRSDQEIDLMMTDHVMPGMTGIELAAASREVRPQLLVLLATGYAELPDGFQVDLPRLAKPYHQDQLRERLDQLLGQGVRQQAAAAGASADTLAAPTTLSPSS; encoded by the coding sequence ATGATGCCCGGCCCGTCCTCGGAACGCGCGGTCATCCTTGCCGCGAGCGAGCGGGACGCCGTCTGGACTGCCCATCTGATCAAGGAGGCCGGCTACTACGCCAATATCTGCGGCGACCTCGCCGAGCTCGAGCGCCAGGTCGCAAGCGGCGCCGGCCTTGCCATCATCGCCGATGAGGCGGTCAGGACCGCGGACCTCGCCGGCCTGGCGCGCTGGCTGAACGCGCAGCCGTCATGGTCGGACTTCCCGATCGTGCTGATGAGCGAGGGCGGTGGGCCCGAGCGCAGCCCCGAAGCGGCGCGGCTCGGCCGCGCGCTCGGCAATGTGACCTTCATCGAGCGCCCGTTCCATCCGACCACGCTGGTCAGCCTGGTCGCGGCGGCGGTGCGCGGCCGTCGCCGCCAATACCAGACCCGCGCGATACTCGAAGACCTCACCGAGAGCGAAAGCCTGCTGCAGACGGCGCTCGATGCCGGCCATCTCGGCGCGCTCGAACTGCACATACCGGGCTTCGAGCTGGAGGCCTCGGCGACCTGCAAGCGCTTCTTCGGGCGCGCCGCGGACCTGCCGTTCACCTATCAGGACCTGCTCGAGGCGGTTCATCCCGACGACCGCGCCCGGCGGCAGGAGGTCGTCGAGCACACGCTCAAGACCGGCGCCGACTACAAGATCGAGTATCGCAACATCTGGCCCGACGGCAGTCAGCACTGGGTCGACGTCCGCGCCCGCGCGGTGCGCCGGCCGGACGGCAGCATCCGGTCGCTGGTCGGGGTCTGCTCCGACATCACCGCGCGCAAGACCGCGGAGATCGAGCGCGAGGCGCTGCTGGCGCAGCTTGCCGCCGAGCGATCCGCGCTTGCCGAGCTCACCGCGACGCTGGAGCAGCGGGTCGAGCAGCGCACCGCCGATCTGATGAAGGAGGTCGCCGCGCGCGAGAAGGCGCAGGAGCAGCTCCGCCATGCCCAGAAGATGGAGGCGATCGGCCAGCTCACCGGCGGCGTGGCGCACGACTTCAACAATCTCCTGATGGCGGTGATGGGCAATCTCGATCTGCTGCGCAAGCGGTTGCCGGAGGATCCGCGGCTGCACCGGCTGGTCGACGGCGCCTTGCAGGGCGCCGAGCGCGGCGCCTCGCTGACGCAGCGGCTGTTGGCATTCGCGCGGCAGCAGGATCTGCGCGCCGTGCCGGTCGATCTCGGCGCGCTGGTGCGTGACATGAGTGAGTTGCTCGAGCGCTCGCTCGGACCGCGCATCGCGTTGCGGCTCCACATTCCCGACGGATTGCCGCCGGCCTGCGTCGATACCAACCAGCTCGAGCTCGCGGTGCTCAACCTTGCGATCAATGCGCGCGATGCGATGCCGGATGGCGGTGTGATCGAGATCCGCCTTGCGGCCTGGCAGGCCAAAAACGAGCAGACCAGGAGCGATCAGGCGCTGCGGCCGGGCAACTACCTGAAACTGTCGGTGATCGACAGCGGCACAGGCATGGCTCCGGATGTCCTGAAGCGGGCGATCGAACCGTTCTTCTCATCAAAGCCGGTGGGCAAGGGTACCGGGCTCGGCCTGTCGATGGTGCATGGGCTCGCGGTGCAGCTCGGCGGCGCGCTGCAGCTGTCGAGCGCGGTGGGTAAGGGCACCACCGCGGTGCTGGTGCTGCCGGTCGCGACGGCCGCGCCGGAAGCGGAGAGCCCGGCGCCCGCGGCGCGGCCGGTCAGGCGCTCGGCGGTGATCCTGCTCGTCGACGACGATCCGCTGATCGCGATGTCGACCATGGAGATGCTGGAGGACCTCGGCCATCGCGTGATCGGTGCCAATTCCGGACCGCACGCGCTCGATATCCTGAGGAGCGACCAGGAGATCGACCTGATGATGACCGATCACGTGATGCCCGGCATGACCGGCATCGAGCTCGCCGCGGCCTCGCGCGAGGTGCGGCCGCAGCTCCTCGTCCTGCTCGCCACCGGCTATGCCGAACTGCCGGACGGTTTTCAGGTCGATCTGCCGCGGCTGGCGAAGCCCTACCACCAGGATCAGCTGCGCGAGCGGCTGGATCAGCTGCTGGGACAGGGCGTGAGGCAGCAAGCGGCCGCGGCGGGTGCCAGCGCGGATACTCTTGCTGCGCCCACCACTCTCTCACCGTCATCCTGA
- a CDS encoding AMP-binding protein → MSNPLHAFPATCEQTLRALARYPSRTAFAWPGGSLSYQGATDLIGRMQSVFMRLGFAPGTRVAFLTANRADSWCAGVAAQLSRLAITWLHPLGSLDDQLFQLEDSEAEMLIVDGITFRDRGGELAAKAQGLKTIFTLGPAEYGADLLQVVDDAGSATAKNFAREDDISTLNYTGGTTGKSKGALRYHREYGGFASAILADFEIPETPRYLTVAPISHVAGTKVLPTLMRGGTVHMLKAFDPEAVFKTIEREKINFTLLVPTMIYVMLDHPALPKADLSSLELLLYGASAMSPSRLVEGIERIGPVFSQLYGQTECYPVSVLRKADHDPKTPELFLSCGFPIAACQVKILDQDDQEVATGEAGEICVRATHVMAEYWKRPDITADTLKSGWLHTGDIARKDERGYLFILDRKKDMIVSGGFNIFPREVEDVLSQHADVAMVAVVGVPDDKWGEAVTAVVVAREGATPDADELIGLVKAKKGSAHAPKQIQFVKELPMTGVGKVDKKVLKARFWAGRDRMVG, encoded by the coding sequence ATGAGCAATCCGCTCCATGCATTTCCGGCCACGTGCGAGCAGACCTTGCGGGCGCTGGCGCGTTATCCGTCACGTACGGCCTTCGCGTGGCCCGGCGGCTCGCTCAGCTATCAGGGCGCGACCGACCTGATCGGACGGATGCAGAGCGTGTTCATGCGGCTCGGCTTCGCGCCGGGCACCCGCGTCGCCTTTCTCACCGCCAACCGCGCCGACAGCTGGTGCGCCGGTGTCGCCGCGCAATTGTCGCGGCTCGCCATCACTTGGCTGCATCCGCTCGGCTCACTCGACGACCAGCTGTTCCAGCTCGAGGACTCCGAGGCCGAGATGCTGATCGTCGACGGCATCACGTTTCGCGACCGCGGCGGCGAGCTTGCGGCGAAGGCGCAGGGGCTGAAGACCATCTTCACGCTCGGCCCGGCGGAATACGGCGCCGACCTGTTGCAGGTGGTCGACGACGCCGGCAGCGCGACCGCGAAAAACTTCGCCCGCGAGGACGACATCTCGACCCTGAACTACACTGGCGGCACCACCGGCAAATCCAAGGGCGCGCTGCGCTATCACCGTGAATATGGCGGCTTTGCCTCCGCGATCCTCGCCGACTTCGAGATTCCCGAGACGCCGCGCTACCTCACAGTGGCCCCCATCAGCCATGTCGCGGGTACAAAAGTGCTGCCGACCTTGATGCGCGGCGGCACCGTGCACATGCTGAAGGCGTTCGATCCTGAAGCGGTGTTCAAGACCATCGAGCGCGAGAAGATCAACTTCACGCTGTTGGTGCCGACGATGATCTACGTGATGCTGGATCATCCGGCGCTGCCAAAGGCCGACCTCTCCTCGCTCGAGCTGTTGCTGTACGGCGCGTCCGCGATGTCGCCGAGCCGGCTGGTCGAAGGCATCGAGCGGATCGGCCCGGTGTTCTCGCAACTCTACGGCCAGACCGAATGCTATCCGGTCTCGGTGCTGCGCAAGGCGGACCATGACCCGAAAACGCCGGAACTGTTCCTGTCCTGCGGTTTCCCGATCGCCGCCTGCCAGGTGAAGATCCTCGATCAGGACGACCAGGAGGTCGCGACCGGCGAAGCCGGCGAGATCTGCGTGCGCGCCACGCACGTGATGGCCGAATACTGGAAGCGGCCCGATATCACCGCCGACACGCTGAAGAGCGGCTGGCTGCACACCGGCGACATCGCGCGCAAGGACGAGCGTGGCTACCTGTTCATCCTCGACCGCAAGAAGGACATGATCGTGTCCGGCGGCTTCAACATTTTTCCACGCGAAGTCGAGGATGTCCTGTCGCAACACGCCGACGTCGCGATGGTCGCCGTGGTCGGCGTGCCCGACGACAAATGGGGCGAGGCCGTCACCGCCGTCGTGGTGGCACGCGAGGGTGCCACACCCGACGCCGACGAGCTGATCGGCCTCGTCAAGGCGAAGAAGGGCTCGGCACACGCACCGAAGCAGATCCAGTTCGTCAAGGAGCTGCCGATGACCGGCGTCGGCAAGGTAGACAAGAAGGTGCTGAAGGCGCGCTTCTGGGCGGGCCGCGACCGCATGGTGGGGTGA